GGCCCTCTACGCGGATGGCCCTCAGCGCCGCAACCTTCTCCAGGATCGGGCAGAGCTCCTCCGGCGCAACGCCGAACTTGCTCCGCTCGCCTGATACATTTACTTCCAGGAGGACTGGCACTGCCTCCCCCATGCGCTCCCCCGCCTCATCAATCTCTTCCGCCAGCCTCAGGCTGTCCACCGAGTGGATCATATCGAAAATCTTCAGCGCATCCTTCACCTTGTTCCGCTGGAGGTGGCCTATCATGTGCACCTGCACACGTCCCTTCAGATGGGGATACTTCACCTCGGCCTCCTGGACCCGGTTCTCCCCTATCGTCCTCACCCCCGCGCTGACCGCTTCGTCAATCTCGGCGAGCGTTCGTCCCTTGGTCGAGGCCACGAGTTCGATATCGCTCGCGTTCCGCCCCGCGCGCACTGCCGCCGCGGCGACGCGCTCCATGACGCTGCGTACATTATCTGCAATCATCGGATGATTAACTTTAGCCACATATGCAGGTTGATTTACAACCACGGATACACACAGATTAACACGGGTGA
This sequence is a window from Candidatus Auribacterota bacterium. Protein-coding genes within it:
- a CDS encoding YggS family pyridoxal phosphate-dependent enzyme, yielding MIADNVRSVMERVAAAAVRAGRNASDIELVASTKGRTLAEIDEAVSAGVRTIGENRVQEAEVKYPHLKGRVQVHMIGHLQRNKVKDALKIFDMIHSVDSLRLAEEIDEAGERMGEAVPVLLEVNVSGERSKFGVAPEELCPILEKVAALRAIRVEGLMTMSPMSEDSERVRPVFRRLRELAGEIARQGFPGVKMRQLSMGMTQDFEVAVEEGATMVRVGTAIFEG